A window of Dyadobacter subterraneus genomic DNA:
ATATTATGTCAAGTGAAAAGGTAATCAATAAGCCTTGATTTGATCCCAATGGCCATTTTTTAGTAAAGCTTTACATAACCCTTAGCTATGCATAACCCAGGTTATGTAAAGCTTTACATAAAATTGGCCGAAAAAACTACCTTTTTGCCGGATCACACGAAGCAGCACAACGGGCTGCCATGATCTACTCCTTCTTTGCAATTTGCAAAAAACACAACGTCAATCCCTACAATTGGCTAAAAAACACCCCGACAAACATCTCGACAATTAACCATAAAAACATCAACGATCTGTACCCGCAAAACTTTAACAATATTCAACAGTTAACAAAGATGTAGTTGGTAGGACGGATACAATACAGGAGCATTTTTACTTCTTTTTTTCTTAGTTTTCCGGCGGCACGGGCCGCCCCGCTTGCGCATTCTTAGTTTGGCTTCCGCCAACAAAAAGGAATGTTAATCCGGCCTTCTGTAACGCATTGAAAAGGGAGTAACTTGCGGTGCCTTCTATGGCCACCGAAGTTAGGCCGTGATTTTGAAGGTGCTTAATAAGCAGTTCATGATCTTTTGTGTAAATTTCAAATGAGCGTACATTTTTCTTATTTTGGTCAATAGCCACCAGGTGGCTACGAGATCCAACCCGGGCCGGTGCGGTCTATGCCCGCGGCATTGTAATTAATGACGGTAATGATTTCTTTTCCATAACATTTCGTCTTAAAAATAATGAAATAGCTTCATGGAAGTGTATTTTTAGGATATAAGATTTTTCTGTACAGGATTCTCAAACAGAGATCACCAATTAATTTAACAAATGCTTCAGCAATAACTGAGGTATTATACAATCCAGCTCAGATTTTAGGAACGACTTTCGGGTACCATTAAACCTAAGAGCTTATTTATGAAGCTCTTAGGCGATAACGGAATATCGAATTAGTTTCCCAGTTGTCGTTCCTATTCAACGGAATATGTGAAGTCTAACGATTTTAGTACGATGTAACTGGTGATTTTACGGTCATGATTGCGATGATGAATTTGCGTTAAGGTTCATTGAGAACACTGTTTATTGTTATAATTAGGTCAGCGTAGATCTCGTTTTGTTTTGGCAGAAAAAAATCGGCGCCGGCAGCCATTATCTTGTCAATCGTTTGAGTATCATTTTTACTGGAAAATGCGATAATTTTTATGAAAGGCCAGTTCGTTCGTAAAATGCATGCAGTTTGAAATCCATCCATTATTGGCGTTTCAATATCGAGGATTATTAGAGCAGGGGGTATTTGTGCGCGAAGCATCTTATCTACGCAATCCTGTCCGTTTTCTGCTTCAAACGCAATGGTAAAATGATAATCAACAAGAAGACGCCTGATGAATGCCCGTGCCATTAAATTATGATCTACGATGGCTATGGAGTAGGTTGTATTTGATTTCATGAGTAACGTTGAGTTATTTGTTTTGACGAAAGAACTAAATTTAAGCTACGAATGGGTTCGATAGTTCAATTGGTTAAGAACATCAGCATGTATTGGAGTTGCAAGCCTCCTTAAGATGATGGATTAATTAAATTCTGTAAATTTTTAGATCGTCTGCGGTTAGATTGCATTGAGCGGCTAATGGATTCTCACTGTTAAACTGGTAAGCACCCATATTAATCTCATCGTTAAAGATTTAGCCGTTACCAGCGATGTCCAATAGTATGATCCCATTACAAAACCAAAAATTCCTAGTATTGATCAGCGGGCTGCACCTAAGCAAGCTATAATCCCCTTTCGTGCTCGGACCATGTGAATGAGGAGCCATAAACATAGGGTCAGTGCTGCCGGCGATATTAATGTTAGACCAATTTGTATAATCCTGTACCAAGATGTAATTAGGTTTTGTTTTTCAAAACTCTTAAAATCCAGATAAATCAGGATCATGCAATATTTGATGAGAAATAATTTTACTTATCGTAATGAATTCGGAATATAGTAAAAACGCAGCAATCGACTATGAAAATTTCATAGTTTTTGACTTGACCCATTATGGTTATATTACAATTACCTTGCCTGAAAATTCTATATGTTTCATGTTAAATAAGGTGTAAAAAAGGAGGTGTTTATTAAACTCTTTGCTCGATAGCTATTTCCCTAAAAAAAGAACCTTCTCGAAAAGCTGAGAAGGTTTTAACGTTGAGGAAAGCAGGGTAACACTTCTAAATTTATAAAGCATCTGCGATGTAGCTATAAATAATTTATTAAACGGTACCAAATTTTAAACAATCTTTATAATGTCATTTTTTAACTGAAAATAATTATGTTATGTATAAAAATTTAAATATGACTTTTACCAACATTGCATATATATAAAACAGTTATTTGAATGTAGCCAAAGTTAAATTTTGTATGTCCCATTTTTCGCGGAAATTTAGGTTCTGTGAAAATTAAGTCAGTTTTCGGTATACTGATCCACTTAACAAACTAGCTCAGATGTTGATGGACTTGCCAGCCATCACATCTAAGAATCCCAATGGCATCTTTTCAAAAGACTCATCAAACAATCGTCGTTTTCTCTTAGTCAAATTTAGTTGACATGTTAAATACTGTCATTTTTCTCTTCAAATATATGTAACAATTGCAAAGCCAAGTTTTCCTTGACAGCAGCAGGGCGTAATACGTTTTTCTGTTATTGTGCCGACAAAACACTGATTATTCTATGAGTATATTAATATATTGTCCAGTCTTTTAGCTTTATCTAATTATGCAAGTCTGCAATACACGTATTGCATGTGATACTTAGATTAAAATAATTTCAGCCTATATATAATTTTGCCTAAAAAGCATAACCAATTTTCATTGTCATATAATCTCGGTTGTAAAAAATCTTCTCGTCAATCAAGTTCATCTCTAGGGAAATTGAAAATGAGTTAAGATTTATTCCAATCCTTGGTGAAACACCAAAGCGTATTCCCAAGTTTTCTCTTCGAACATTGATCGGATCGGATTGTTGTTTGTCGGGAAATCTTCCATAGCCCAATCGGTAAAGTCCGGCGCCAATTCCAATAAAAGGTGCGTATTTACTATTCCACAGTTTAATAACATCTGCGGTGGCAGACAACGAGCCCATTGGATCACCCTTTGTCCTACCGGCGTCACTGATATAGGAGCTCATATATGTATATTCTCCACGAAACCCTACAGATATATAGTTAGTAAGCATATATGAAGGTTCTGCCGAAATAGACAGCGTCGATGCTTGAAAAAAACTCTCTTTATTTCGGTAGGTTGTACCTATACCAACACCAATCTTAAAATTCCATCGGTCTCTGTATTGCAGAAAGTCAGGAGATTTTTGATCATAAGTCTGCGGGCGAATTATTTCAGCATTATTTTGCCCCTTTACGACCTGAAACATAAAAACGATGGACAATGTTAAGAGAAAATTTTTCATTCGTTAGCTGGTTAAACTGGACTTCTCAAAGAAACCATTCTGATATTT
This region includes:
- a CDS encoding response regulator; its protein translation is MKSNTTYSIAIVDHNLMARAFIRRLLVDYHFTIAFEAENGQDCVDKMLRAQIPPALIILDIETPIMDGFQTACILRTNWPFIKIIAFSSKNDTQTIDKIMAAGADFFLPKQNEIYADLIITINSVLNEP